Proteins encoded within one genomic window of Amycolatopsis sp. 2-15:
- the coaE gene encoding dephospho-CoA kinase, translated as MLRVGLTGGIGAGKSTVANRFAEHGAVLVDSDRIAREVVEPGTPGLAALVEAFGEDILAADGSLDRPALAAKAFADDASRKRLNGIVHPLVGKRTAELMAEAADDAVIVHDIPLLVEGNLASAYHLVVIVDAPVEVRVRRLVEVRGMAEADARARIRAQASDEQRRAVADVWLDNGGAQDAVLAEVDALWADRLVPFEANLRLRKPRPPMSPMIAPYDPTWPLQAERRLARLRQIAGERLLRADHIGSTAVPGLPAKDVLDLQLTVPTPADADALAEPLADAGFPRLEGDWWDDPQDGSASPWPKRLHVGADPKRPVNLHVRTSETPAWRLALLFRDWMRANPAERDAYAAVKEQLAREHSADGTVAKYTDAKQGWVNDAFTRAEVWAEQTSWRP; from the coding sequence ATGCTGCGAGTGGGTCTGACGGGCGGGATCGGCGCGGGGAAATCGACGGTGGCGAACCGGTTCGCGGAGCACGGCGCCGTGCTCGTGGACTCCGACCGGATCGCGCGCGAGGTCGTGGAGCCGGGCACGCCCGGGCTGGCGGCCTTGGTGGAGGCGTTCGGTGAGGACATCCTCGCCGCCGACGGGTCGCTCGACCGCCCGGCGCTGGCGGCGAAGGCGTTCGCCGACGACGCGTCGCGCAAGCGCCTCAACGGGATCGTCCACCCGCTCGTCGGCAAGCGCACGGCCGAGCTGATGGCCGAGGCCGCCGACGACGCGGTGATCGTCCACGACATCCCGCTGCTCGTGGAGGGAAACCTGGCGTCGGCGTATCACCTCGTGGTGATCGTCGACGCGCCCGTGGAGGTCCGCGTGCGCCGGCTCGTGGAGGTGCGCGGCATGGCGGAGGCCGACGCGCGGGCGCGGATCCGCGCGCAGGCCAGCGACGAGCAGCGCCGCGCGGTCGCCGACGTCTGGCTCGACAACGGCGGCGCGCAGGACGCCGTGCTGGCCGAGGTCGACGCCTTGTGGGCCGACCGGCTGGTGCCGTTCGAGGCCAACCTGCGGCTGCGCAAGCCCCGCCCGCCGATGTCGCCGATGATCGCGCCGTACGACCCGACATGGCCGCTGCAGGCCGAACGCCGGCTCGCGCGCCTGCGGCAGATCGCGGGGGAACGCCTGCTGCGCGCCGACCACATCGGGTCCACCGCAGTGCCGGGGCTGCCCGCCAAGGACGTCCTCGACCTGCAGCTCACCGTCCCCACGCCGGCCGACGCCGACGCGCTCGCCGAGCCACTGGCCGACGCCGGTTTCCCCCGGCTGGAGGGCGATTGGTGGGACGACCCGCAGGACGGCTCGGCGTCGCCGTGGCCGAAGCGCCTCCACGTCGGAGCCGACCCGAAGCGCCCGGTGAACCTGCACGTGCGCACATCCGAGACGCCGGCGTGGCGCCTCGCGCTGTTGTTCCGCGACTGGATGCGCGCGAACCCGGCGGAGCGCGACGCGTACGCGGCGGTGAAGGAGCAGCTCGCGCGCGAGCACTCAGCCGACGGCACCGTCGCGAAGTACACCGACGCCAAGCAGGGCTGGGTCAACGACGCGTTCACCCGCGCCGAGGTCTGGGCCGAGCAGACGTCGTGGCGGCCGTGA
- the thrS gene encoding threonine--tRNA ligase: MPDHRRIGRELGLFGTDPLIGAGLPYLLPDGAVIRHELEEYVRDVERRAGYRHVYSPVLGKRELYEISGHWAHYRDDMFPPLDVGGEQFVLRPSLCPHHALIYRSRSRSYRELPLRIAELGGMYRAELSGVLGGLGRVRAIQLNDAHLFCRLDQVAAEARGALELIRRVHADLGLRPARYRLSLAGGAGDYVGSAEHWARAEALLVEALEGFDYDVAPGEAAFYGPKIDVQVTDSAGRSATLSTVQVDFHQPERFDLGYVGSDGAEHRPVLVHRSLLGSLERAMAQLLEEHGGALPPWLAPVQVVVLPVSDAELPQADALVRRGQEAGLRVELAGPDRGSLGARIRDHRLVPYQAVIGAREAEADLVAPRLRDARRLDPLPAAEFVAAVAERVAARGGVLWTEFSPSAPLRW; this comes from the coding sequence ATGCCCGACCACCGCAGGATCGGCCGTGAGCTCGGCCTGTTCGGCACCGACCCGCTGATCGGCGCCGGCCTGCCCTACCTGCTGCCCGACGGTGCCGTGATCCGGCACGAGCTGGAGGAGTACGTCCGCGACGTCGAGCGCCGCGCGGGCTACCGCCACGTGTACTCGCCGGTGCTCGGCAAACGCGAGCTGTACGAGATTTCGGGACACTGGGCGCACTACCGCGACGACATGTTCCCGCCGCTGGACGTCGGCGGCGAGCAGTTCGTGCTGCGGCCCAGCCTGTGCCCGCACCACGCGCTGATCTACCGTTCCCGGTCACGCAGCTACCGCGAGCTGCCGCTGCGGATCGCCGAGCTGGGCGGGATGTACCGCGCGGAGCTGTCCGGGGTGCTCGGTGGGCTCGGTCGCGTACGCGCGATCCAGCTCAACGACGCCCACCTGTTCTGCCGCCTCGACCAGGTCGCCGCCGAGGCCCGCGGGGCGCTGGAGCTGATCCGCCGCGTCCACGCGGACCTCGGGCTGCGTCCGGCGCGCTACCGGCTCTCGCTCGCCGGCGGCGCGGGGGACTACGTGGGCTCCGCCGAGCACTGGGCGCGCGCCGAAGCCTTGCTCGTCGAGGCGCTGGAGGGCTTCGACTACGACGTGGCGCCGGGCGAGGCGGCCTTCTACGGCCCGAAGATCGACGTCCAGGTCACCGACAGCGCCGGGCGCTCGGCCACCCTGTCCACCGTCCAGGTCGACTTCCACCAGCCCGAGCGGTTCGACCTCGGGTACGTCGGCTCCGACGGCGCCGAGCACCGGCCCGTGCTGGTGCACCGCAGCCTGCTCGGCAGCCTGGAACGCGCGATGGCGCAGCTGCTCGAAGAGCATGGCGGCGCCTTGCCGCCATGGCTCGCGCCGGTGCAGGTGGTGGTGCTGCCGGTGTCCGACGCCGAACTCCCGCAGGCCGACGCGCTCGTGCGGCGGGGGCAGGAAGCCGGTCTGCGGGTGGAGCTCGCCGGCCCCGATCGCGGGAGTCTCGGTGCCCGGATCCGGGACCACCGGCTCGTGCCGTACCAGGCGGTGATCGGCGCCCGGGAGGCCGAGGCGGACCTCGTCGCGCCACGCCTGCGTGACGCCCGGCGGCTGGATCCGTTGCCGGCGGCGGAGTTCGTGGCCGCGGTCGCCGAGCGCGTCGCGGCGCGCGGCGGCGTGCTGTGGACTGAATTTTCTCCCTCGGCTCCGCTGAGGTGGTGA
- a CDS encoding response regulator has product MTVTLLIADDHPIVRDGLRGIFTGEHGFEVLGEAANGGEAVTLAVSLKPDVVLMDLRMPGTDGVSAITELARLGNPARVLVLTTYDTDSDVLPAIEAGATGYLLKDAPREELFRAVRAAARGEAVLSPAVASRLMGQMRAPAKEPLSQREIEVLTLVARGSTNKDAAKKLFISEATVKTHLIHAYAKLGVKDRAAAVAVAFERGLLGT; this is encoded by the coding sequence ATGACCGTCACGCTGCTCATCGCCGACGACCACCCGATCGTCCGCGACGGCCTGCGCGGCATCTTCACCGGCGAGCACGGTTTCGAGGTGCTCGGCGAGGCCGCGAACGGCGGCGAGGCCGTGACGCTCGCGGTCTCGCTCAAGCCCGACGTCGTGCTGATGGACCTGCGCATGCCGGGCACCGACGGCGTCTCCGCCATCACCGAACTCGCCCGCCTCGGCAACCCGGCGCGCGTGCTGGTGCTGACCACCTACGACACCGACTCCGACGTCCTGCCCGCCATCGAGGCCGGCGCCACCGGCTACCTCCTCAAGGACGCGCCGCGCGAGGAGCTGTTCCGCGCCGTGCGCGCGGCCGCCCGCGGCGAGGCCGTGCTCTCCCCCGCCGTCGCGAGCCGGCTCATGGGGCAGATGCGCGCGCCGGCGAAGGAACCGTTGTCCCAGCGCGAGATCGAGGTCCTCACGCTCGTCGCGCGCGGCTCCACGAACAAGGACGCGGCGAAAAAGCTCTTCATCAGCGAGGCGACGGTGAAGACGCACCTGATCCACGCGTACGCCAAGCTCGGCGTGAAAGACCGGGCCGCCGCCGTGGCCGTGGCGTTCGAACGAGGCCTGCTCGGCACGTGA